Within Oligoflexus sp., the genomic segment ATCGATCGGGAACGCCGCGCGATTCGCAGCTCGGAGCAGCTGGAGCGCGTGAAGATTCCCGCCGAGTTCGCCTTTGAAAGTGTCTCGGGACTGAGCCGTGAAGTCGTGGAGAAACTGAAAAAACACCGTCCGCATAACCTGGGTCAGGCGTCGCGGATTTCCGGTTTGACACCGGCGGCCATTCAGATTCTGCACGTTCATATCACGATGTAAGTGATCAGGTCCGAAAACCGCCAGTGCTCCGTCCACGGCTGTCGTAGGATGCGCTCATGAGAACGAGAGACGAACATAATTTTCGAAAAATCATCGAACGCCGGGACCCACGCTACGACGGACGCTTCTACTGGGGCGTGATCACGACCAGGATCTACTGCCGTCCCATCTGCCCGGCGCGTCCCAAACCCGAAAACATACGCATCTTCAAAAGCTCCACGGAAGCGGAAAAGGCCGGATTTCGGCCCTGCCTCCGCTGTCGTCCGGACCTTGCGCCCGGCAGTCAACGCTGGGAAGGAACAGGCGTCTCAGTAGCGCGGGCTCTGCGCCTCATGGATGAGCGGGCGGGCGAGGCGCTTTCTGTTGCCGACCTTGCGGAAAGCCTCGGCATGAGTGAACGGCATCTGCGGCGTCTTTTTCTGGAGCATCTGGGGGCATCACCCGTTGCTATCATGGGGCATCGACGCCTGCATCTTGCAAGGCAGCTGATCGTGGAAACGCAGCTGCCGCTGACAGAGATTGCGTTTGCGGCTGGTTTTCAATCCATAAGACGATTCAACGAGGCGTTTCAGGAGCTTTATCAACGGCCGCCGTCAGCGTTTCGCAAGGGTATTGCCGAGGATTCCAATGCGGGACTGCGGCTGCGTTTGTCCGTGCGTCCTCCTTATGATTGGGTCACGATCCTCGGCTTTCTGCGGCGTCATCAAACCTATGGCGTGGAGCGAGTGGATGAGACGTCCTATGCTCGCTATGTGCCAGCAGGGAAGCAAAAGCCCGGGCAGCTGTCCGTGACCTTTGCCAAGGAGGCTCTGGAGGTTGAGTTTCATCATATTCAACTCACAGCGCTGCGTCCTTTGATGGCGCGACTGCGGCATCTTTTTGATGCCGATCACAATCCCGAGGATCTGCCGCGAAATGTAGCACGGGTGCCGCTGGGCATTCGTATTCCTGGTTCCTTTGATCCTTTTGAAACCGCGGTCTCGATCATCCTGAGTCAGCTCGTATCCGCAGCGCAGGCCCGGCAGCTGATGCAGAGGCTGGTCGTGGCCCACGGACATCGACTGGCAGATGATGAGATTTTTGCTTTCCCAGCACCTGAGGTACTCAGGAATGCAGGAATGGAGAACCTGGGTCTGACCCGGCAGAAGGCCGAGGCCATCCGGGAGTTATCGCGATTACTGTCGGGAGGAACGCTGCAGTTATCGCGAACAGCTGATCTATCTGCCATGCGGAAGAGGCTGGCGGGCATTCCGGGCGTTGGGCCCTGGACCGTGGAGTTGATAGCCATGCGCTGCCTGGGAGATGCCGATGCCTTTCCGCGCAAGGATCTTATCGTGCAGCGTCTCGGGACTCCGGATGAAGATCAGTGGCTTTCCCAGCGGTCCTATCTCACACAATTGATCTGGCGGGATTATGCGCGGACAGAAGGTTTACGATGAACAGTTTGTTGATCTGGCGGGATTATGCGCAGTCAGGAGGTTTACGATGAACAGTTTACAGCTGGCTATCAGCAGCAGTTTAGGCCCTCTTTATCTTGTGGCGTCGGACGAGGGATTGACCGGAGTCTATTGGGATGAACAGAATGTGCCTTATTTGAAGGACCAGAGCCCAGGGGATGCCGGCAGCCACCTCCTGATGGCAGCCGAACAAATTCAGGCTTATTTGAACGGCGAACGAAAGGACTTCGATGTACCCCTGGCGATAAAGGGCACCCGCTTTCAGCAGGAAGTTTGGAATGAGCTGCGCCGCATCCCTTATGGGCAAACGATATCCTACAGTGAGCTCGCAAATCGGGTCAAAAGGCCAAAGGCCTTTCGTGCGGTTGGTTCGGCCAACGGCAGGAATCCCCTGTGCCTCATCATTCCGTGCCACCGCGTGATTGCCTCGAACGCCAGTCTGGGCGGCTATTCCGGGGGACTCGACCGCAAACGACGGCTTTTGGACCTTGAATCACTTTAAGTCCTCGTCCTGATTGAGCGAATTTTAAAGACGGTTTATCCGACTCAGAAAGTAAAAGACCACTATTCACCTGGTACGTGATCACCTTGAAATAAAATTTGGCCGCTCGACCAGTTTTAGCCACCTCATCAGTTGCGCGAGGGGCGGGGCTTTGCTATCGCTTGGTGGTCTTAAGCTTTTCTAATAGAAGGATACCTCTATGAGGCACGAACTTTCGAATCCGATTTCGGGATGGATGCTACGCATTTCCCTGCCCTTGGCGATCCTGCTTTGCCAAAACAACGCGATGGCACAAAGTCCTGGAACAGCTGTTGAAAAAACTCCTGATGCCAGTGCTGTGAAAGAAAGCGATTCCAGGAAGAAAGAAAAGAAAGAAGAGCGTGTGGAAGTCGTCGGTTCGCGCCTGAAGCGGGTCGATGTGGAAACGGCAGCTCCGGTTGTCGTTGTGGAAAAAGAACAGATTGAAAAATCCGGTGCCGCCAGCGTTGGTGATTTCTTCCGGAAATCCGCCGCGACCAGCCCCACAGGTAACTTTGCGGGCGGCAGCCGTTACGTATCCTCGGGTGCAGCGACCATCGACCTTCTGGGTATCGGTGCGGCGCGGACTCTCGTTCTTTTGAACGGTCGTCGTATTCCTACTCTTCCCGGCCTAGGTTCGGTGAACGTCGATAACATCCCAACCGGCGTGATCGAACGCATCGAAGTCCTCGCCGGGGGTGCCTCTGCCGTTTACGGTGCGGATGCCGTCGGTGGTGTGGTCAACATCATCACGAAAAAAGAATTCCGCGGTTCGGAAGTTTCGCTCTTTGCGAACGTGCCTCAGGATGCGGGTGGAACCGAACGTTCCGCAAGCGCTTCGACCGGCATTTCGATTGGTGATGACACCAACCTCATCCTTTCGCTCGGTGGACGTCAGCGCGATCCGATCGACAAACGCAAGCGGGATCTTTCCTTTGCCAATGATCCGGCGTTCCTTTACACCAACGCCGCCGCACCGATCGGAACCTATTCCTATCGTCCTTTGACTGTGGTGGGTGATAAGGTGACTCGTGGCGCGATGCGTGCGAGCGACAACTGTCCTCTCGAATATCGTCAGACCATCAGTCCCAGTACTCCCAACGATTTTTACTGCACCGGACTGCGCTCCAGTCTGCCGGCAGAGCTGACACCGAAGAAAGAGGAATTCTTTGGTTCGGTCATATTGAATAGCGCCCTCAGCTCCGATTGGAGCATGAACGGTATTCTGACTTACAGCGACAGTAAAAACACCTCGAATTCCGGTCGCGCCAACTACACCTCGACCGACCCTGTGACGAACGCGCCTGTGATCCTGACTGCGGACAAGGCTCGCTCCCTCGGCCTCGCGCTGGAAGGGTCGCCTGACTTTGTTCAGCTTTATGCGCCGGTCGCGGAATCGCAGGATCGCCTTCAGGTGAACCACTATAAAAACTCGGTAGCCGCAGCCAAGGTCGAAGGCCAGGTGCTGGGTGGATGGCGTCTGCAAACCGGGCTTTCCTACACATCGAGCCAGGTGGAACGAACCGGCAAGAAGTACCGCAACTCGGAAGCCCTTCATAATCTTTATTTCAATGAATCCGGCCTTGGTCTGGTCAAAGGCGCCGATCCGAAGTTCATTCCGATCGATCCGAACCGTAATTCGGCTGAATTCGGCACCATCTTCGCTGATTTGAAAGCTGAGGAATTCAGCGACAATACCACCTGGGACGCCTTCATCGACCGTCAGCTTTTCGAACTGCCTGGCGGCCCCCTGGCTTTCAGTATCGGTGTCCAGGTTTCTCAGGAAACCTTCAAACAGACTCCTGATCCACGAGATATCGGCGTGAATAGCGCGAACCTCGCGCTCTATGCCGGTACCTATTCGAACCGCGGTGAAGGCGAGCGGACATCGCGCGCTGTTGCCACCGAATTCGCAGCCCCAGTGACCAAGTCCATTGATGTCGAAGGCGCTCTGCGCTTTGACAACTTCAGCGACTTCGGCGACGCTGTGAACTACGGCCTTGGCACCAAGGTGAAAGTTGTTCCAGGCGTGGCTCTGCGCGGCCGTTACGCGACCAGCTTCAAAGCGCCGAACCTTGATTACATTCATCAGGAAGGCGGCGGCGGTTACTTCAACCTGATCGACGAAAAATGGTGCCAGGTGGAGAAGGACAACGGTCGTCCGTGTTCCACTCCTGTTCACCAGGTCTATGTCGATGCTGTTGGCAACAAGGACCTGGATCCCGAGCAAGGCACCAACTATTCGGCCGGTCTGATCCTTGAGCCCATCGAAGGCCTGACCTTGGTGTCCGATTATCATGCCATCAATCTCAAGAAGACGTTTGGCAATGACGATTTCCAGAGCATCGTGGAAACATGGTATGCAGAAAACGGCAACGGCGCGAACACTCAAGGCGGCACAGTCTTCGGTGCCAACGACGTGCGCGTGAACGCAGACGGCGTCATCACCAGTCTTGGTGTGCCAACCCGGAACATGGGCCGCACCGAAGTTCGCGCATTGATGTCGGAAGCCAACTATCGGCAGTCTCTCGGTCGTTTCAACTTCAACGTGGGAACTGAGTATGCGCGCATGCTGTCCTTCAAAGAAGCGGATAACGAAGAGACCCCGCTCCGTCAGAAGGTTGGTTATATCGGCTACCCACGCTGGAGATGGAACAACCAGATCGGCGCTGGCTTCGGTGACAGCTCGCTTACACTCTTCGGCCGTACGATCGCACGTATGACCACCGATCCTGAGCTGGCCTCGCAGTATAGCCGTGACGCCAAAGTCAGCCCTTACACTGAGTTTGATGCAGCCTTTGCCACGACCATCGGCAACACGGGTCTGCAGCTGGGTGTGAACAACGTCCTTAACACCATCGGCGGTGTTTACGACGGTAACGCGTCCCGTACGGAAGATGTGGCTTCGCAGT encodes:
- a CDS encoding Ada metal-binding domain-containing protein → MRTRDEHNFRKIIERRDPRYDGRFYWGVITTRIYCRPICPARPKPENIRIFKSSTEAEKAGFRPCLRCRPDLAPGSQRWEGTGVSVARALRLMDERAGEALSVADLAESLGMSERHLRRLFLEHLGASPVAIMGHRRLHLARQLIVETQLPLTEIAFAAGFQSIRRFNEAFQELYQRPPSAFRKGIAEDSNAGLRLRLSVRPPYDWVTILGFLRRHQTYGVERVDETSYARYVPAGKQKPGQLSVTFAKEALEVEFHHIQLTALRPLMARLRHLFDADHNPEDLPRNVARVPLGIRIPGSFDPFETAVSIILSQLVSAAQARQLMQRLVVAHGHRLADDEIFAFPAPEVLRNAGMENLGLTRQKAEAIRELSRLLSGGTLQLSRTADLSAMRKRLAGIPGVGPWTVELIAMRCLGDADAFPRKDLIVQRLGTPDEDQWLSQRSYLTQLIWRDYARTEGLR
- a CDS encoding methylated-DNA--[protein]-cysteine S-methyltransferase — encoded protein: MNSLQLAISSSLGPLYLVASDEGLTGVYWDEQNVPYLKDQSPGDAGSHLLMAAEQIQAYLNGERKDFDVPLAIKGTRFQQEVWNELRRIPYGQTISYSELANRVKRPKAFRAVGSANGRNPLCLIIPCHRVIASNASLGGYSGGLDRKRRLLDLESL
- a CDS encoding TonB-dependent receptor plug domain-containing protein encodes the protein MRHELSNPISGWMLRISLPLAILLCQNNAMAQSPGTAVEKTPDASAVKESDSRKKEKKEERVEVVGSRLKRVDVETAAPVVVVEKEQIEKSGAASVGDFFRKSAATSPTGNFAGGSRYVSSGAATIDLLGIGAARTLVLLNGRRIPTLPGLGSVNVDNIPTGVIERIEVLAGGASAVYGADAVGGVVNIITKKEFRGSEVSLFANVPQDAGGTERSASASTGISIGDDTNLILSLGGRQRDPIDKRKRDLSFANDPAFLYTNAAAPIGTYSYRPLTVVGDKVTRGAMRASDNCPLEYRQTISPSTPNDFYCTGLRSSLPAELTPKKEEFFGSVILNSALSSDWSMNGILTYSDSKNTSNSGRANYTSTDPVTNAPVILTADKARSLGLALEGSPDFVQLYAPVAESQDRLQVNHYKNSVAAAKVEGQVLGGWRLQTGLSYTSSQVERTGKKYRNSEALHNLYFNESGLGLVKGADPKFIPIDPNRNSAEFGTIFADLKAEEFSDNTTWDAFIDRQLFELPGGPLAFSIGVQVSQETFKQTPDPRDIGVNSANLALYAGTYSNRGEGERTSRAVATEFAAPVTKSIDVEGALRFDNFSDFGDAVNYGLGTKVKVVPGVALRGRYATSFKAPNLDYIHQEGGGGYFNLIDEKWCQVEKDNGRPCSTPVHQVYVDAVGNKDLDPEQGTNYSAGLILEPIEGLTLVSDYHAINLKKTFGNDDFQSIVETWYAENGNGANTQGGTVFGANDVRVNADGVITSLGVPTRNMGRTEVRALMSEANYRQSLGRFNFNVGTEYARMLSFKEADNEETPLRQKVGYIGYPRWRWNNQIGAGFGDSSLTLFGRTIARMTTDPELASQYSRDAKVSPYTEFDAAFATTIGNTGLQLGVNNVLNTIGGVYDGNASRTEDVASQSLYSYVGRSYFARLTQSF